TTCCTTCGCCCATTGCGATCCCGACAGAAGCCGTTGCAAGTGCAGGTGCATCATTAATCCCATCCCCAACCATTGCTACAGTGCCGAAATGCTCTTTCAGCCTTTTCACTTCATGAACTTTCGTTTCAGGCAGGCATTCCGCAATATATGCATCAATATGGCTCTCCACAGCTATGGCTTTAGCCGTTTTTTCACCGTCACCTGTCAGCATCACGGTATGGATGCCTTCATTCTTTAAAGCTTCGATGGCGGCAATCGTTTCTGTACGCACGACATCTTTCAAGGTGAGTATACCGGCAATTCCTTTATTGTCTTTTGCATAAACGACCGTCTTACCTTGTTCCGCCAATGTTAAGGCAACCCCATCGTTGAATTGTTCTGCTTCATTGCGACCGACGAAATCAGCTTTCCCGACTTTCCAAAGCACTCCGTTGATATAAGCTTGAACACCGTTTCCTGAAATATCTTCCATATTATCTGGTTTAACGATGTCAGTGGCCAATTTCGTTTTGGCATAACGTACAATTGATGTTGCCAGAGGGTGGTTCGAATAGTTTTCGACGGATGCAATATGGAATAAGAAATCCTCTTCAGATAATCCTTCTCGAATGATAACATCGGTTACTTCTGGCTTTCCTTTTGTCAATGTACCGGTTTTGTCTAAAGCGATAGCCTGGAGGTTGCCCAAATTCTCCAGATGGATGCCTCCTTTAAATAATATGCCATGTCGTGCACCGTTTGAAATGGCGGATAAGGTAGCTGGCATGATGGAAGCCACAAGGGCACAAGGCGAAGCGACAACGAGCAGTATCATCGCCCTGTAAAATGTTTCCGTCCAGCTCCAAGCCAATAAGAAGTGGGGCAGGAACATCATCAACCCGACCACAGTCAGCACGACCTTTACATAAGTACCTTCAAACCGTTCAATGAACAGCTGTGAAGGGGACTTTTCGCTCTGGGCGGACTGTACGAGGGTAATGATCTTTTGAAATAAAGTTTCACTTGCTGGCTTGGTGATTTCCACGGTAATCGTGCCACGTAGATTTACCGTCCCGGCAAATACTTCATCATCCAATGATTTACTGACCGGGATCGATTCACCAGTGATGGCAGCTTCATCGATATTTGTACGCCCGTCGATAATTTTTCCATCAGAAGGCACTCGCTCTCCTGGCTTCACCAAGATCGAATCCCCAATATGGAGCTGGGAAACGGATACGGTTTCTTCATATCCGTTGGTGATGCGAAGTGCTTCTTCCGGCTGCAAATCCATAAGCGCAGATATTTCTTTATGGCTTTTATTCATCGTGTACGTTTCAAGTGCGCCGCTTAAAGCAAAGATGAATATTAATATCGCGCCTTCGGTCCAATAACCAATAATTGCAGAGCCGATGGCTGCGAGGATCATCAGCATTTCAACATTCAATTCGCGTTCGGCAATCGTATCTTCGATGCCTTCCTTTGCTTTGGCATAACCACCAATCAGGAAAGAGGCCAAGTAAATGACGATGGAGGTGGAATCCATGCCATTCTTTGAAAGGACCCAGCCCACAGGTATTAATATACCGCTGAATAATGCAGCGATAAGTTCAATATGTGGTTTTGCCTTTTCCAACCAAGTGGTTTTGCATGCAGCCGCCGGTTGGGTTAATTGTTTCGTTTCTGTAATCATAAGATTTCCCTCCCACATTCTTCTTCATTTTTGTGTAATTGATATAGATTATCATTAACCCACTATCTAATTGAGAAAGATAATCAACGTCATTTTTCTCCGTAAAATATGAAAGCTGTCATCGGAATTGCGATGACAGCAACGTTTTAATGGGCTGTTGATATGGTTTGTTTTTTGATAATACTATATTACCACATATCCTATTCGGAAATAAAGAAGAATGATTCTAATCTAGTAAAAAATATAAACTGCAGTTATTTCTAAGGGAAAATGTGATTAATAAAAGGCTTTTCAATTGAATAATTAATCAAGTAGTCCAGATAATAAAACTAAACTATTTACTTGCAGCAGGCATTTTTTCCTTGAAAAGAACTAATGCAATGAAGACCAGGAAAAGCATGATGCTGATCATATAAAAAAAATTCCCACCCTGTATATGCTCTATGACAAGGCCGCCAAAGAATGGACCGCCGATGCTGCCTAGACTATAAAAGATACTGCATAACAAATTACCAGCAGGCAAAAGATTTCGAGGCAATAAATCTGCCATGTAACTGATACCCAGTGAAAAAGTCGAACCCACCATCATTCCGCCAAGCATAAAGCAGAAGAAAAGGCCGATTACGGAATGGGAGTAAATCCCTGCCAAAGTGAATATGGAAAACCCTGAAAAAACGATGAACAGCAATGTCCTTCGCCTTCCATAACGGTCACTGAGCATTCCGAGTGGAATCTGCGTTAGCAGCGCACCTCCTGA
This genomic stretch from Peribacillus muralis harbors:
- a CDS encoding heavy metal translocating P-type ATPase produces the protein MITETKQLTQPAAACKTTWLEKAKPHIELIAALFSGILIPVGWVLSKNGMDSTSIVIYLASFLIGGYAKAKEGIEDTIAERELNVEMLMILAAIGSAIIGYWTEGAILIFIFALSGALETYTMNKSHKEISALMDLQPEEALRITNGYEETVSVSQLHIGDSILVKPGERVPSDGKIIDGRTNIDEAAITGESIPVSKSLDDEVFAGTVNLRGTITVEITKPASETLFQKIITLVQSAQSEKSPSQLFIERFEGTYVKVVLTVVGLMMFLPHFLLAWSWTETFYRAMILLVVASPCALVASIMPATLSAISNGARHGILFKGGIHLENLGNLQAIALDKTGTLTKGKPEVTDVIIREGLSEEDFLFHIASVENYSNHPLATSIVRYAKTKLATDIVKPDNMEDISGNGVQAYINGVLWKVGKADFVGRNEAEQFNDGVALTLAEQGKTVVYAKDNKGIAGILTLKDVVRTETIAAIEALKNEGIHTVMLTGDGEKTAKAIAVESHIDAYIAECLPETKVHEVKRLKEHFGTVAMVGDGINDAPALATASVGIAMGEGTDVALETADVVLMKNDLPRIAEAVRLSKKMNRIIKQNVIFSISIIMILIASNFLQFLDLPYGVIGHEGSTILVILNSLRLLRN